In one window of Hyalangium ruber DNA:
- a CDS encoding bifunctional metallophosphatase/5'-nucleotidase, whose product MRRPRSRCPSWIPALLLVAGCAQNAQTVAPSDTVRITVLHLNDVYQFSPMDGGRLGGLARVSTLRKQVHAESPHTLTLFAGDTLAPSVESITEVDGKPLRGRQMIDAWNALGVDYAVPGNHDFDFGDAVLRESIHASRFPWLAANIFDNHTGRPFEGLQPYVLREIGGVKVGLFGLLLPETEVTSSVSQDTNIRDICSTARPVVSRLRAQGATVIIALTHLEVGQDRELAKCAPVDLIIGGHEHERIEDRSTGVPIFKVAADAVELGQVTLDVDLRSGAVKKLDWKVLPVTSAVPEDPAFAEAMRRYDALVAELAQPVGRTAVPLEARKKVVRSQETNLGSLIADVLREAASTDVALVNGGAIRGDTVFLAGQLTRREMLSIFPYADKLVRLEVTGETLLAALENGVSKSAEDSEPGRFLQVSGLRFAFDASRPRGQRVLCVLVGDKPLSPTARYSVATLSFLASGKDGYEMFRGVPATPALAEGRTPRDVLSDALRTGKPSPMRQGDGRILRASNIKATDKQCVPAAPTM is encoded by the coding sequence GTGCGACGCCCTCGCTCCCGCTGCCCGTCGTGGATCCCCGCCCTGCTCCTCGTGGCGGGCTGCGCCCAGAACGCGCAGACCGTGGCGCCCTCGGACACGGTCCGCATCACCGTGCTGCACCTCAACGACGTGTACCAGTTCAGCCCGATGGATGGAGGCCGCCTCGGCGGACTGGCGCGCGTCTCCACGCTGCGCAAGCAGGTACACGCCGAGTCTCCGCACACGCTGACGCTCTTCGCGGGCGACACCCTGGCGCCCTCCGTGGAGTCCATCACCGAGGTGGACGGCAAGCCGCTCCGGGGCCGGCAGATGATCGACGCCTGGAACGCTCTGGGCGTGGACTACGCCGTGCCGGGCAACCATGACTTCGACTTCGGAGACGCGGTGCTGCGCGAGAGCATCCACGCCTCCCGCTTCCCCTGGCTCGCCGCGAACATCTTCGACAACCACACGGGCCGCCCCTTCGAGGGGCTCCAGCCCTATGTGCTGCGGGAGATCGGCGGCGTGAAGGTGGGCCTGTTCGGCCTGCTGCTGCCAGAGACGGAGGTGACCTCCAGCGTCTCGCAGGACACGAACATCCGGGACATCTGCTCCACGGCCCGGCCTGTCGTCTCCCGCCTGCGCGCACAGGGGGCGACGGTCATCATCGCGCTTACCCACCTGGAGGTGGGGCAGGACCGGGAGCTGGCGAAGTGCGCGCCCGTGGACCTCATCATCGGCGGCCACGAGCACGAGCGCATCGAGGACCGCTCCACGGGCGTCCCCATCTTCAAGGTGGCGGCGGATGCCGTGGAGCTGGGCCAGGTCACGCTGGACGTGGATCTGCGCAGCGGCGCGGTGAAGAAGCTCGACTGGAAGGTGCTGCCGGTCACGAGCGCCGTGCCGGAGGACCCGGCCTTCGCCGAGGCGATGCGGCGCTATGACGCGCTGGTGGCGGAGCTGGCGCAGCCCGTGGGGCGCACCGCCGTTCCGCTGGAAGCGCGCAAGAAGGTCGTGCGCAGCCAGGAGACCAACCTGGGCTCGCTCATCGCCGATGTGCTGCGCGAGGCGGCGAGCACGGACGTGGCCCTGGTCAACGGCGGCGCCATTCGTGGCGACACCGTCTTTCTCGCCGGACAGCTGACCCGGCGCGAGATGCTCTCCATCTTCCCGTACGCGGACAAGCTGGTGCGGCTGGAAGTCACGGGCGAGACGCTGCTCGCCGCGCTGGAGAACGGCGTGAGCAAGAGCGCCGAGGACTCGGAGCCGGGGCGGTTCCTCCAGGTCTCCGGCCTGCGCTTCGCCTTCGACGCGAGCCGGCCTCGGGGCCAGCGGGTGCTCTGCGTCCTGGTGGGCGACAAGCCCCTGTCGCCCACGGCCCGCTACAGCGTGGCCACCTTGAGCTTCCTCGCGAGCGGCAAGGACGGCTACGAGATGTTCCGTGGCGTACCCGCCACCCCTGCCCTCGCGGAGGGCCGCACGCCCCGGGACGTGCTCAGCGACGCCCTGCGCACCGGAAAACCCTCCCCCATGCGCCAGGGCGATGGCCGCATCCTGCGAGCCTCGAACATCAAGGCCACGGACAAGCAGTGCGTGCCGGCGGCGCCCACGATGTAG